A stretch of Lactuca sativa cultivar Salinas chromosome 6, Lsat_Salinas_v11, whole genome shotgun sequence DNA encodes these proteins:
- the LOC111889206 gene encoding delta(12)-acyl-lipid-desaturase, whose product MGAGRSNPSDLDGKKSETVSIKRAPTSKPPFTLADIKKTIPPHCFERSLIRSFSYLVYDLTLVWILYYLATTYIPQLPHPLPYLAWPVYWFVQGCVFIGIWVIGHECGHHAFSDHVWVDDCIGFVIHSCLLTPYFSWKISHRRHHSNTGSLDRDEVYVPKTKSKLSSSAFYLDNPIGRTFTLAVKLSLGWYIYLSINAAGRPYDKFASHYDPRSPIFSDNERVLILITDIGLVSFSFLLYKVATFAGFANVFCVYGGALMVMNAFLVTITYLQHTHPSLPRYDDSEWNWMNGALSTMDRDYGVLNKVFHNVTDTHVVHHLFSYIPHYHAMEATKAIRPIVGEFYQKDSTPFFLALWRESKNCLFIEPDEGDEKNKGIYWFRSQY is encoded by the coding sequence ATGGGAGCCGGCCGTTCAAATCCTAGCGATCTAGATGGTAAGAAATCCGAAACGGTAAGTATCAAACGAGCCCCAACCTCAAAACCTCCCTTTACATTAGCAGATATTAAGAAAACCATACCTCCTCACTGTTTTGAAAGATCCTTGATTCGATCCTTTTCATATCTTGTCTATGACCTCACCTTAGTCTGGATCTTGTACTACCTCGCCACAACTTATATTCCACAGCTCCCTCACCCTCTTCCTTACCTTGCATGGCCTGTTTACTGGTTCGTTCAAGGTTGTGTGTTTATCGGAATTTGGGTTATTGGTCATGAATGTGGTCACCATGCCTTCAGTGATCATGTATGGGTAGACGATTGTATAGGGTTTGTTATACACTCATGCCTTCTAACCCCTTACTTTTCTTGGAAAATAAGCCACCGCCGGCACCATTCTAACACTGGTTCTCTTGACCGTGACGAAGTATATGTCCCGAAGACAAAATCAAAACTCAGTTCTTCGGCGTTTTATCTCGACAATCCAATAGGTCGAACGTTTACCCTTGCTGTCAAACTCAGTCTCGGATGGTATATCTACTTGTCCATCAATGCTGCCGGAAGACCTTATGATAAATTCGCAAGCCACTATGATCCAAGAAGCCCTATTTTCTCTGATAACGAGCGAGTCCTGATCCTCATCACTGACATCGGACTTGTCAGCTTTTCTTTCTTGCTGTATAAAGTGGCGACATTTGCAGGGTTCGCTAACGTTTTTTGTGTCTACGGAGGTGCGTTGATGGTCATGAACGCGTTTCTTGTTACCATCACATACCTTCAACACACTCACCCTTCTTTGCCCCGCTACGACGACTCTGAATGGAACTGGATGAATGGTGCTCTCTCAACAATGGATAGGGATTACGGGGTTCTGAACAAGGTGTTCCATAACGTTACAGACACACATGTCGTACACCATTTGTTTTCTTACATTCCTCATTATCATGCCATGGAAGCCACCAAAGCGATTAGACCAATTGTGGGAGAGTTTTATCAAAAAGATAGCACTCCATTTTTCTTGGCGTTATGGAGAGAATCCAAGAACTGTCTGTTTATTGAGCCGGATGAGGGTGATGAGAAGAACAAAGGTATCTACTGGTTCAGAAGTCAGTACTGA
- the LOC111889205 gene encoding protein argonaute 4A-like gives MQLGGLNSMLCVEHSPSLPHVSKAPTIILGMDVSHGSPGQSDIPSIAAVVSSRHWPLISRYRASVRTQSPKVEMIDSLFKKVSDTEDEGIMRELLLDFYTSSAKRKQIR, from the exons ATGCAGCTTGGGGGTCTTAACTCAATGTTATGTGTGGAGCATTCTCCTTCCCTTCCACATGTTTCCAAGGCTCCCACAATCATTCTGGGCATGGATGTGTCTCATGGGTCACCTGGCCAGTCTGATATTCCATCTATTGCTGCT GTTGTTAGCTCCCGACATTGGCCTTTGATCTCCCGCTATCGAGCTTCTGTAAGAACTCAATCTCCAAAGGTGGAGATGATAGATTCCCTGTTCAAGAAAGTTTCTGACACTGAGGATGAAGGCATAATGAG GGAGCTTCTCCTTGACTTCTATACGAGTTCTGCAAAACGTAAGCAGATCAGATAA